In Chloroflexota bacterium, a single window of DNA contains:
- a CDS encoding Gfo/Idh/MocA family oxidoreductase: MTPIRCAVLGTGHSHALGKLNVLRNFPEWELVGVCEPDAAWRHQRQQEAAWQGLPWLDEAEVYDDPTIQMVCVESEVPQLLSLGEKSIDAGKHIHLDKPAGTDLSEWRAILDKAERQDRIIQMGYMFRYNPGFDLVRQAVREGWLGDVHYVRGGINSASDSATRERLSHYPGGIMLELGCHLLDMITLIMGRPEKVTPILRRDGQFDVTMQDNTVAVLEYGQAVGIIESSLLEQGSQDRRHFAVCGSEGSIVLTPLEPPAGRLFLNEPRGGYEAGWQDVPFDNIPRYERDLVELAACIRGEMEFPYSKEHDYITQETVLRACGAAE; this comes from the coding sequence GTGACACCAATTCGCTGTGCTGTGCTCGGCACGGGGCATTCGCATGCGCTCGGCAAGCTGAATGTGCTGCGCAATTTTCCTGAGTGGGAACTCGTGGGCGTCTGCGAACCCGATGCCGCTTGGCGTCACCAGCGGCAGCAGGAGGCCGCCTGGCAGGGCCTGCCGTGGCTGGACGAGGCAGAAGTCTATGACGATCCCACCATTCAGATGGTCTGCGTCGAGAGCGAGGTGCCGCAGTTGCTGTCGCTCGGCGAAAAATCAATTGATGCCGGTAAGCACATCCACCTCGACAAGCCCGCCGGCACGGACCTCTCAGAGTGGAGAGCCATCCTCGACAAGGCCGAGCGGCAGGACCGCATCATTCAGATGGGCTATATGTTCCGCTACAATCCCGGCTTCGACCTGGTGCGGCAGGCGGTGCGCGAAGGCTGGCTGGGCGACGTGCACTACGTGCGCGGCGGCATCAACTCCGCGAGCGATTCCGCCACCCGGGAGCGGCTGTCGCACTATCCCGGCGGCATCATGCTGGAACTGGGGTGCCACCTGCTCGACATGATCACGCTCATCATGGGCCGGCCGGAGAAGGTCACGCCGATCCTGCGCCGGGACGGTCAGTTTGACGTCACAATGCAAGACAACACGGTTGCCGTGCTTGAGTACGGACAGGCGGTGGGCATCATCGAGAGCTCGCTGCTCGAGCAGGGCTCGCAGGACCGGCGGCACTTCGCCGTCTGCGGCAGTGAGGGCAGCATCGTCCTGACGCCATTGGAGCCGCCGGCGGGACGCCTCTTCCTCAATGAGCCGCGCGGCGGCTACGAGGCCGGCTGGCAGGACGTGCCCTTTGATAACATCCCCCGCTATGAGCGCGATCTCGTGGAGTTGGCCGCGTGCATCCGGGGTGAGATGGAATTTCCCTACTCAAAAGAGCACGACTACATCACGCAGGAGACGGTCCTGCGCGCGTGCGGGGCGGCAGAGTGA
- a CDS encoding polysaccharide deacetylase family protein encodes MNDAPDIHVEITPWKYDAQFVYSMTYDEGTIDAICNSFPIHEEHDIPGHVCTVSGHLGQQRLERGTSMREVFYMNPEQLRFLINKGWTISSHSHTHVPTDQDGIDLDLEVRLSKWELEKATGAPVRLFAYWGNLRIADKILPVAQAAGYQGMLSIGYPWNTSEYDVWDIMRATIGRDLEGWLQEPSASLYRHTRDAFPGELRKETTRGHWLVDISHIVVDRLPAANGPGLWNRCMTPAILDARLREVRALWGNELWATVPEEVVEYTLLRRASSVAVTANGSDRATCTVSLNGLRDDVTARELTFRAETPWRNATVNDGAVGSQMKDGTLTWTATVADGTEFVLSAS; translated from the coding sequence GTGAACGACGCCCCGGACATCCACGTAGAAATCACCCCCTGGAAGTACGACGCCCAGTTCGTCTATTCCATGACCTACGACGAAGGCACCATCGATGCCATTTGCAACTCGTTTCCCATCCATGAAGAGCACGACATTCCGGGACACGTCTGCACCGTGAGCGGGCACCTGGGCCAGCAACGCTTAGAACGCGGCACCTCGATGCGCGAGGTCTTCTACATGAACCCGGAACAGTTGCGTTTCCTCATAAACAAGGGGTGGACGATCAGCAGCCACTCTCACACCCACGTGCCCACCGACCAGGACGGCATCGACCTTGACCTGGAAGTGCGCCTGAGCAAGTGGGAACTTGAGAAGGCGACCGGCGCACCCGTGCGGCTCTTTGCCTACTGGGGCAACCTGCGCATCGCCGACAAGATCCTGCCTGTGGCGCAGGCAGCGGGCTACCAAGGTATGCTCAGCATCGGCTACCCGTGGAATACGTCCGAGTACGATGTATGGGACATCATGCGCGCCACCATCGGACGCGATCTGGAAGGGTGGCTCCAAGAGCCGTCGGCCTCGCTCTACCGCCACACACGCGACGCCTTCCCGGGCGAGCTCAGGAAGGAAACAACGCGCGGCCACTGGCTGGTGGACATTTCGCACATCGTGGTGGACCGCTTGCCCGCGGCCAACGGCCCCGGCCTCTGGAACCGCTGCATGACACCGGCCATCCTGGATGCGCGTTTGCGTGAGGTGCGGGCCCTGTGGGGCAACGAGCTCTGGGCCACAGTGCCGGAAGAGGTCGTGGAGTATACGCTTCTGCGCCGGGCTTCTTCGGTGGCGGTAACGGCAAATGGCTCCGACCGCGCCACCTGCACCGTCAGCCTGAACGGCCTTCGCGACGACGTCACCGCCCGCGAATTGACCTTTCGCGCAGAGACGCCGTGGCGCAATGCGACCGTCAACGACGGCGCAGTTGGGTCGCAGATGAAAGACGGCACGCTGACCTGGACCGCAACGGTCGCGGATGGCACGGAGTTTGTGCTCAGCGCGAGCTAG
- a CDS encoding DegT/DnrJ/EryC1/StrS family aminotransferase, protein MTVKLARDGGTPVRTAPFPTWPVWDGVDEKAMLEALRSGVWGRNAGSQVVEFEEEFAAFQGTKYCIALVNGTCALELGLRVLDVEFGDEVICPSYTFVATPAAPLFLGAIPVFADIDPDTFELDPASVEAAITPRTKAIIPVHIAGQPPDMDGILAVARKHNLRVLEDAAQAHGASWRDQGVGGVGDLGSFSFQSSKNLNAGEGGAICTNDQELAELTWSVMNVGRLREGAWYQHERLGWNYRLSEFHGALLRAQLTRVPEQMATREANARYLDTHLAEIPGITPQHRPAEVTGHAHHLYMLRYEKADFGGNDRADFIKALSAEGIPCSPGYDWPCHEQNAVKNSVRDILGKLGRTENPLDRPLPNTDRIAHAEGVWLPQSVLLADEKDMQQIVDAVAKVQLAFSPKRAAERV, encoded by the coding sequence ATGACTGTGAAACTCGCTCGCGACGGCGGTACGCCGGTGCGCACGGCGCCGTTTCCTACCTGGCCGGTCTGGGACGGCGTGGATGAAAAAGCAATGCTGGAGGCGTTGCGATCCGGTGTGTGGGGACGCAATGCCGGTTCGCAGGTTGTGGAGTTTGAAGAGGAGTTCGCCGCCTTTCAAGGTACCAAGTACTGCATTGCCTTGGTCAACGGCACGTGCGCCCTGGAGCTCGGCCTGCGGGTGTTGGACGTGGAATTCGGCGACGAGGTGATTTGTCCGTCGTATACCTTTGTCGCCACGCCTGCCGCGCCGCTCTTCCTGGGCGCGATTCCCGTCTTTGCCGACATCGACCCCGACACGTTCGAGCTCGATCCCGCTTCGGTCGAGGCTGCCATTACGCCCCGCACGAAGGCGATCATCCCTGTTCACATCGCTGGTCAGCCGCCCGACATGGACGGCATTCTGGCGGTGGCTCGCAAGCACAACCTGCGCGTGCTGGAAGACGCAGCCCAGGCTCACGGCGCGTCCTGGCGCGACCAGGGGGTGGGCGGCGTCGGCGACCTCGGCAGCTTCAGCTTTCAGTCGAGCAAGAATCTCAACGCCGGTGAAGGCGGGGCGATTTGCACCAACGACCAGGAGTTGGCCGAGCTGACGTGGTCGGTGATGAACGTCGGCCGCCTCCGGGAAGGGGCCTGGTACCAGCACGAGCGGCTGGGCTGGAACTACCGCCTGAGCGAGTTTCATGGCGCGCTGCTGCGGGCGCAACTCACCCGCGTGCCCGAGCAGATGGCAACACGAGAAGCCAATGCCCGCTACCTGGACACCCACCTGGCGGAGATTCCCGGCATCACGCCGCAGCACCGTCCGGCAGAAGTAACCGGCCACGCCCACCACCTCTACATGCTGCGGTACGAAAAAGCGGACTTTGGCGGCAACGACCGCGCCGACTTTATCAAGGCGCTGAGCGCGGAAGGCATTCCCTGTTCGCCCGGCTACGACTGGCCCTGCCACGAGCAAAACGCCGTCAAGAATTCGGTGCGTGACATTCTAGGGAAACTCGGGCGTACAGAAAATCCGCTGGACCGCCCCCTGCCCAATACCGACCGTATCGCTCACGCGGAAGGCGTCTGGCTGCCGCAGAGTGTGCTGCTGGCGGACGAGAAGGACATGCAGCAGATCGTGGACGCCGTGGCGAAGGTGCAACTGGCATTTAGTCCGAAGAGAGCGGCAGAGCGAGTGTGA
- the rsmI gene encoding 16S rRNA (cytidine(1402)-2'-O)-methyltransferase, which translates to MPGLLYVVATPIGNLEDITLRAVRILREVDVIAAEDTRHTRKLLAHLDIHTPLTSFHAHSGTGRLERILRTLEEGKQVALVTDAGTPGIADPGQPLIAAAVEDDIPVIPVPGPTAAAAAVSIAGFAGSMFCFLGFLPGRPSRRKRLLASVADLPFTLVIYASPYRLVEDLKTCQECLGDREIMVARELTKLHEEVLRGTLAEMLAHFAEKEPRGEFTLVVQGKGVR; encoded by the coding sequence ATGCCCGGCCTGCTCTACGTGGTAGCCACACCCATCGGCAACCTGGAAGACATTACCCTGCGGGCCGTGCGCATCCTGCGGGAGGTAGACGTGATCGCCGCCGAGGACACGCGCCACACCCGCAAGCTGCTCGCGCACCTGGACATTCACACGCCGCTCACCAGTTTTCACGCTCACAGCGGGACCGGCCGCCTGGAGCGCATTCTCCGCACCCTGGAAGAAGGCAAGCAGGTTGCCTTGGTCACGGACGCCGGCACACCCGGCATCGCCGACCCCGGGCAGCCCCTCATCGCGGCTGCCGTGGAAGACGACATTCCGGTTATTCCGGTGCCGGGACCAACTGCAGCCGCTGCTGCCGTGTCCATCGCCGGGTTTGCGGGGAGCATGTTCTGCTTCTTGGGTTTCTTGCCGGGACGGCCGTCACGGCGCAAGCGACTCTTGGCAAGCGTGGCAGACTTGCCGTTCACGCTCGTGATCTATGCCTCGCCCTACCGGCTGGTGGAGGACCTGAAGACGTGCCAAGAGTGCCTGGGCGATCGGGAAATCATGGTGGCGCGGGAACTCACCAAACTACATGAAGAGGTCCTGCGCGGGACGTTAGCAGAGATGCTGGCGCACTTTGCGGAGAAAGAGCCGCGCGGGGAGTTCACGCTCGTGGTGCAAGGCAAGGGTGTGCGCTGA
- a CDS encoding NAD+ synthase, producing MTSEAKTDLVAKARSALDLNLPLTEQILHSFIRNEVHKFGFTRAVLNLSGGIDSALSAYLAAGALGPENVLALLLPYRESNPDSRSDAEAVVGALGIPSKLIEITSLVDPYFAEFRDMDVKRRGNVMARARMIVLYDHSVEFGSLPLGTSNKTELLLGYSTLHGDMASAVNPIGDLYKTQVRQLSRHLKIPAAIIEKPPSADLWPGQSDESELGFAYEDVDHLLYLLVDERYRPEELIAAGFAREFVEEVVRVVQSMQYKRRPPIIAKLSQRTIERDFRYPRDWGR from the coding sequence ATGACGAGTGAGGCAAAGACAGACCTCGTCGCCAAAGCGCGCAGTGCGTTGGACCTCAATCTGCCGCTCACCGAGCAGATCCTGCACAGCTTCATTCGCAATGAAGTGCATAAATTCGGCTTTACCCGGGCGGTGCTGAATCTCTCCGGCGGCATTGACTCCGCGCTCTCAGCTTACCTGGCGGCGGGTGCCCTGGGCCCGGAAAACGTGCTGGCCCTCTTGCTGCCGTATCGGGAATCGAACCCCGACAGCCGCAGCGACGCTGAAGCGGTGGTTGGCGCATTGGGCATACCCTCAAAGCTCATCGAGATTACCTCGCTGGTGGACCCCTACTTCGCCGAGTTTCGCGACATGGACGTGAAGCGGCGCGGCAACGTGATGGCGCGTGCGCGCATGATAGTCCTCTACGACCACTCTGTTGAATTCGGCAGTTTGCCGCTGGGTACGAGTAACAAGACGGAACTGCTCTTGGGCTACAGCACCCTGCACGGCGACATGGCAAGTGCCGTGAACCCGATTGGCGATCTTTATAAGACCCAGGTGCGGCAACTCTCCCGCCATTTGAAGATTCCGGCAGCAATTATAGAAAAACCACCAAGCGCCGACCTGTGGCCGGGTCAGTCGGACGAAAGCGAACTAGGATTCGCGTACGAAGATGTCGACCACCTGCTTTACCTGCTGGTGGACGAGCGCTATCGTCCTGAAGAATTGATTGCCGCTGGGTTCGCAAGGGAATTCGTCGAGGAGGTAGTGCGCGTCGTGCAGAGCATGCAGTACAAGCGGCGTCCGCCCATCATCGCCAAGCTCTCCCAGCGCACCATCGAGCGCGACTTCCGCTATCCCCGCGACTGGGGACGCTAA
- a CDS encoding carbon-nitrogen hydrolase — MLPERTNTPLQSFRIGLAQMNPHLGDVTRNIQKHLDVVAEAEAQAVDVLLFPELSLHGYFLEDLVTETACRLDDPLLAPLIAASDRMSILFGMVEESADQRFYNSGVYLEAGRVRHLHRKVYLATYGMFDEGRYLAAGEHLRAFDTRFGRLGALICEDFWHPSAVSIVHADGADLILGISSGPGRGVSGESQDLRSAQTWHNLNNLYARMFTSYVVYCNRVGYEDGVNFWGGSEVVGPDGTVLVRAPYFEEAFVTAEVSAEAMRRQRSLLPLLRDERLDLTYRELRRIYRERYA; from the coding sequence GTGCTTCCCGAACGAACCAATACTCCATTGCAGTCATTCCGCATCGGCCTTGCGCAGATGAACCCGCACCTGGGTGACGTCACGCGCAATATCCAGAAGCACTTGGACGTGGTTGCTGAGGCGGAGGCGCAGGCAGTGGATGTGTTGCTATTCCCGGAACTCTCCCTTCACGGCTACTTCTTAGAAGACCTCGTGACGGAAACGGCGTGCCGGCTGGATGATCCGCTGTTGGCGCCGCTCATTGCCGCCAGCGACCGCATGAGCATTCTGTTCGGCATGGTGGAGGAATCCGCCGATCAGCGCTTCTACAATAGCGGCGTGTACCTGGAGGCCGGCCGGGTGCGCCACCTGCACCGCAAGGTGTACCTCGCGACCTACGGCATGTTCGATGAAGGACGCTATCTGGCGGCCGGCGAGCACCTACGCGCTTTCGACACACGCTTCGGCCGCCTCGGCGCCCTGATCTGTGAAGACTTCTGGCACCCGTCGGCCGTGAGCATCGTCCACGCCGATGGCGCCGACCTCATTCTCGGCATCTCCAGCGGTCCCGGACGCGGCGTGTCCGGTGAGTCGCAGGACCTGCGCAGCGCGCAGACCTGGCACAATCTCAACAATCTCTACGCGCGCATGTTTACAAGTTACGTGGTGTATTGCAACCGCGTCGGCTATGAGGATGGGGTCAACTTTTGGGGCGGATCGGAAGTCGTCGGCCCGGACGGCACGGTGCTCGTGCGCGCGCCGTACTTCGAAGAGGCGTTTGTCACCGCTGAAGTCTCTGCGGAGGCGATGCGCCGCCAGCGGTCGCTGCTGCCGCTGCTGCGCGACGAGCGGCTGGACCTGACCTATCGTGAATTGCGCCGCATCTATCGCGAGCGGTACGCATGA
- a CDS encoding Gfo/Idh/MocA family oxidoreductase: protein MAERFRVGIVGLGRVASTIQDEVTGYAGRMLLPYSHTHAYAAVPQTHVCAVADIDTQKTAAYVEQWQPVFGDIAAYASYDEMLQNENLDIVSVCTHAPLHAPVTQAAARAGAKAVFCEKAIATSLAEADAMIGACDEHNVKLVVNHTRRWDPYYETALALIQDGRIGNVRTISAHFAGELVHTGIHWLDAMLTFSQSTPAWVTGGLASGADIALDAGGTAYVGFHNGVMGFIDGQSGPIFEIDVIGTAGRLRLSNSDAEFFTFDSATRTMVKRPFPLVTYPRSGMQGAVEDIVQCIEHDRPSRSDGRAGRAALELALAVYASHASNGARVQLPLAERDRTVLSR, encoded by the coding sequence ATGGCTGAGAGGTTTCGAGTAGGCATTGTCGGTCTGGGACGCGTAGCCAGCACCATTCAGGATGAGGTGACCGGCTATGCGGGACGCATGCTGCTGCCCTACTCCCACACGCATGCCTATGCTGCCGTGCCCCAGACACACGTCTGCGCCGTGGCTGACATCGATACGCAAAAGACTGCGGCCTATGTGGAGCAATGGCAGCCCGTATTCGGCGACATTGCAGCCTATGCATCCTATGATGAGATGCTGCAGAACGAAAACCTTGACATCGTAAGCGTCTGCACCCACGCGCCGCTGCATGCGCCGGTGACGCAAGCGGCGGCCCGGGCAGGTGCTAAGGCAGTCTTCTGCGAGAAGGCCATCGCAACGAGCCTCGCTGAAGCCGATGCGATGATTGGCGCCTGCGATGAGCACAACGTAAAGCTCGTGGTCAACCATACGCGGCGGTGGGACCCCTACTACGAAACGGCGCTTGCACTCATTCAAGACGGCCGGATCGGCAATGTGCGCACGATCTCGGCGCACTTTGCCGGTGAGCTCGTACATACGGGCATCCATTGGCTCGACGCGATGCTGACCTTCAGTCAGAGTACGCCAGCCTGGGTGACGGGCGGTCTCGCTTCCGGTGCCGACATAGCACTGGATGCCGGTGGCACTGCCTATGTGGGCTTCCACAACGGCGTGATGGGCTTTATCGACGGCCAGAGCGGTCCGATTTTCGAGATAGACGTGATCGGCACGGCCGGCCGCCTGCGCCTCAGCAACAGCGATGCGGAGTTCTTTACGTTCGATTCTGCGACGCGCACGATGGTAAAGCGGCCGTTTCCCCTAGTTACATACCCACGCAGCGGTATGCAAGGAGCCGTGGAAGATATCGTCCAATGCATCGAGCACGATCGTCCCAGCCGCTCCGACGGCCGGGCCGGACGCGCCGCGCTCGAACTCGCACTCGCCGTATACGCTTCGCACGCTTCCAATGGCGCACGGGTCCAACTGCCGTTGGCGGAACGGGACAGGACTGTGCTCTCTCGCTGA
- a CDS encoding glutamate-1-semialdehyde 2,1-aminomutase, producing MVRTEQSAALFAEAEAYAPGGVHTSIRNVEPRLVFNRAEGARIWDADGNEYLDYHAAFGPFILGHVHPIVVQRVEEALWETDLYGVGATPQEIALAKKVVEHVPSIEQVLFTNAGSEATFHALRVARAHTGREKIIKFQGCYHGWHDAVLRNVISTPDMIGKRDFLSAGMMEETADATLICTFNDADEVEDTIRAHEGEIAAIIVEPIPHNIGCVRPEPGFLEALRALCDAHGIVLVFDEVITGFRHDLGGFQKVAGVTPDVTTLGKAIANGFPLAAVGGKKEIMSRFNTTPGGDTFFAGTYNGHAVGTVAALATIEIMETQGVHEEIFRLGDRIRTGLSEVMTDAGIPAVVEGFGSVFVTYFMDGPARNFTDLLQNDAEFFIRYRQECIKRGVFKLPMNIKRNHISFAHTDADIDRTLQVAEDAIHTLLRQGVKPEPSEVLALT from the coding sequence ATGGTACGAACTGAGCAGAGTGCAGCGTTGTTTGCTGAGGCTGAGGCATACGCCCCGGGCGGGGTACATACGTCAATTCGCAATGTGGAACCCCGGCTGGTCTTCAACCGCGCCGAGGGCGCCCGCATCTGGGATGCTGACGGCAATGAATACCTAGACTACCACGCCGCCTTCGGTCCTTTCATCTTAGGTCACGTGCATCCCATAGTCGTTCAACGCGTTGAAGAAGCGCTGTGGGAGACGGACCTTTACGGCGTCGGCGCCACGCCGCAAGAAATCGCGCTCGCCAAGAAAGTCGTTGAGCACGTACCTTCAATCGAGCAAGTGCTGTTCACGAATGCCGGCTCGGAAGCGACGTTTCACGCGCTACGCGTCGCCCGCGCACACACCGGCCGTGAGAAGATTATAAAATTTCAGGGCTGCTACCACGGCTGGCACGACGCCGTGCTGCGCAATGTCATCAGCACACCGGACATGATCGGGAAACGCGACTTCCTCTCGGCGGGGATGATGGAGGAAACTGCTGACGCCACGCTCATTTGCACCTTCAACGATGCAGATGAGGTAGAGGACACGATTAGAGCGCACGAGGGCGAAATTGCCGCCATCATCGTGGAGCCCATTCCGCATAACATCGGCTGTGTGCGCCCGGAGCCGGGCTTCTTGGAGGCGCTGCGCGCATTGTGCGACGCCCACGGCATTGTTCTCGTGTTTGACGAGGTGATCACCGGCTTTCGCCACGACCTCGGCGGCTTTCAAAAGGTCGCAGGCGTCACGCCGGACGTCACCACGTTGGGGAAAGCCATTGCCAACGGCTTCCCGCTGGCAGCGGTCGGCGGCAAGAAGGAGATCATGTCGCGCTTCAACACGACCCCCGGAGGCGATACCTTCTTTGCCGGCACCTACAACGGTCACGCCGTCGGCACTGTGGCGGCGCTTGCGACCATTGAAATCATGGAAACGCAGGGAGTGCACGAGGAAATCTTCCGTCTCGGGGACCGCATACGTACTGGATTGTCAGAAGTCATGACAGATGCCGGCATTCCTGCCGTTGTCGAGGGATTCGGCTCCGTATTCGTTACATACTTCATGGATGGCCCAGCGCGCAATTTCACGGATCTCTTGCAAAACGACGCAGAATTCTTCATTCGCTACCGCCAAGAGTGCATCAAGCGGGGCGTATTCAAGCTGCCCATGAACATCAAGCGTAATCATATAAGTTTCGCTCATACGGATGCGGATATCGATCGGACGCTCCAGGTGGCGGAGGATGCCATCCACACGCTCTTGCGTCAAGGTGTAAAGCCGGAGCCGAGTGAAGTGCTGGCATTGACGTAA
- a CDS encoding formate--tetrahydrofolate ligase: MPTPTDTFTPQPITEIASRLGLQTDEFNSYGPLMGKVRTQVLERLADKPDGKLILVTAISPTSAGEGKTTVTVGLAQTLYSLGKNALSCTREPSLGPVFGIKGGATGGGKATLEPSLEINLHFTGDFHAITAAHNLLAAMLDNHLHQGNKLGIDPRRVTWRRTIDMNDRALRNMVIGLGGRTEGVPRESGFDITPASEIMAILCLSSDLADLKERLGRIVVGETFDRKPVTAADLNAHSAMTVLMREAVHPNLVQNMAGGPALVHGGPFGNIAHGCNSIIATRVGLKLADYVVTEAGFGTDLGAEKFFNIKCRRAGLAPSAVVLVATIRALKLHGGVRPADLETENTAALAAGLANLQKHIENIKKFGLDVVVALNRFPSDTANEMRTVTEFCKAEGVPVADTDVFAGGIDGGKALAEEVLNLVEGAKPNTFKLLYPDDMPLKDKIATVAREIYGAARVNYAPPTTTVLRQLERRGFKHLPICMAKTQSSFSDNPRLMGRPEGFTITVREVKLAAGAGFVIPLTGDILTLPGLPAEPAADGMTIDEAGNVSGLT; this comes from the coding sequence GTGCCAACCCCTACCGACACCTTCACCCCTCAGCCAATCACTGAGATTGCCAGCCGACTTGGCTTGCAGACCGATGAGTTCAACAGCTACGGGCCGCTTATGGGCAAGGTACGCACCCAGGTGTTGGAGCGCCTCGCGGACAAACCGGACGGCAAGCTCATTCTCGTCACGGCAATCTCTCCCACGTCCGCCGGAGAAGGCAAGACCACTGTCACGGTCGGTCTCGCGCAAACGCTCTACAGCCTGGGTAAGAACGCCCTCTCGTGCACGCGTGAACCGTCGCTCGGTCCGGTATTCGGCATAAAGGGCGGCGCAACCGGCGGAGGCAAGGCGACGTTGGAACCGTCGCTCGAGATAAACTTGCACTTTACCGGTGATTTTCACGCCATCACCGCCGCGCATAACTTGCTCGCCGCCATGCTCGATAACCACCTACATCAAGGGAATAAGCTCGGCATCGATCCGCGGCGCGTGACCTGGCGGCGGACGATCGACATGAACGACCGGGCCTTGCGCAACATGGTCATCGGCCTGGGCGGCAGGACGGAAGGCGTGCCGCGCGAGAGCGGCTTCGACATCACACCCGCTTCGGAGATCATGGCGATCCTCTGTCTATCCAGCGATCTCGCCGATCTTAAGGAGCGTTTAGGTCGGATCGTCGTGGGCGAGACGTTCGACCGCAAGCCGGTTACGGCGGCTGACCTCAATGCACATTCCGCCATGACGGTCTTGATGCGCGAGGCCGTGCATCCTAACCTCGTGCAAAACATGGCTGGCGGGCCCGCGCTTGTTCACGGCGGACCCTTCGGCAATATCGCCCACGGCTGCAATTCCATCATTGCGACGCGGGTGGGCTTGAAGCTCGCCGACTATGTGGTCACAGAGGCCGGATTTGGCACCGATCTCGGCGCGGAGAAGTTCTTCAACATCAAGTGCCGGCGCGCCGGACTTGCGCCGTCAGCGGTTGTACTCGTGGCCACGATTCGGGCGCTCAAGCTTCACGGCGGCGTGCGACCCGCCGACTTGGAAACGGAAAATACGGCCGCACTCGCAGCCGGCCTCGCCAACCTGCAGAAACATATCGAGAACATCAAGAAATTCGGCCTGGACGTTGTCGTCGCGCTGAACCGGTTTCCCTCGGACACCGCCAATGAGATGCGCACCGTTACGGAATTCTGTAAGGCCGAGGGCGTGCCCGTCGCGGATACAGACGTCTTTGCGGGCGGCATTGACGGCGGCAAGGCCTTAGCGGAAGAAGTGCTCAATCTGGTAGAGGGGGCAAAGCCGAATACCTTCAAGCTCCTGTATCCCGATGACATGCCACTTAAAGACAAGATTGCGACCGTCGCCAGAGAGATTTACGGCGCCGCCAGAGTGAATTACGCCCCTCCAACGACCACGGTGCTGCGCCAGCTTGAGCGCCGCGGCTTCAAGCACCTGCCTATCTGCATGGCCAAGACGCAGTCGTCGTTCTCCGACAACCCGCGTTTAATGGGCCGGCCTGAGGGCTTTACGATTACGGTACGCGAGGTCAAGCTCGCTGCCGGGGCAGGCTTTGTTATTCCATTGACGGGCGACATCCTCACACTTCCCGGTCTGCCGGCAGAACCGGCCGCAGACGGGATGACCATCGATGAAGCGGGGAACGTCAGCGGCCTCACCTAA
- a CDS encoding uracil-DNA glycosylase, protein MAEQTPEQVLEDIGAEVRRCTACRLCEGRTKAVPGEGAIKSGIMFIGEGPGFHEDRQGRPFVGQAGKLLEEMLAAVGLRREQVFITNVVKCRPPGNRDPQLDEIAACNGYLDRQIAAINPRIVVTLGRYSMARFFPGAKISAIHGEPKYADGRAYVPFYHPAAGLRATAIKHKLFEDVQRLPDVAKRLNELHAQGYFAGQETESEDASPATDEPDSDQLSLF, encoded by the coding sequence GTGGCGGAGCAGACCCCTGAGCAAGTATTGGAAGACATCGGCGCGGAGGTGCGGCGGTGCACGGCGTGCCGGCTGTGTGAAGGGCGCACCAAGGCGGTGCCGGGCGAAGGCGCCATCAAGAGCGGCATCATGTTTATCGGCGAGGGGCCGGGGTTTCACGAAGACCGGCAGGGGCGGCCGTTTGTCGGCCAGGCGGGGAAGCTGCTGGAGGAGATGCTGGCCGCCGTCGGTTTGCGGCGGGAGCAGGTGTTCATTACCAACGTCGTCAAGTGCCGCCCGCCGGGCAACCGCGATCCCCAGCTGGACGAAATCGCGGCGTGCAACGGCTACCTCGACCGCCAGATTGCCGCCATCAACCCCCGCATTGTCGTCACGCTTGGCCGCTATTCCATGGCGCGGTTCTTTCCCGGCGCCAAGATTTCCGCCATACACGGCGAGCCGAAATACGCCGACGGCCGTGCCTACGTGCCGTTCTACCACCCCGCGGCCGGCCTGCGCGCCACCGCCATCAAGCACAAGTTGTTCGAGGACGTTCAGAGGCTACCCGACGTCGCCAAGCGCCTCAACGAACTGCACGCGCAAGGATACTTCGCCGGGCAGGAGACGGAGAGCGAGGACGCCTCACCGGCGACAGATGAGCCCGATTCCGATCAACTCAGCCTCTTCTAG